From Micromonospora echinospora:
CGGCTGCGGCAAGTCCACCTTCCTGCGGTCGATCAACCGGATGCACGAGGTGCTGCCCGGCGCCCGCGTCGAGGGCAGCCTCACCATCGACGACCAGGACATCTACGACCGCGACGTGGACGTCACGGCGGTCCGCCGGATGATCGGCATGGTCTTCCAGCGGCCGAACCCGTTCCCCACCATGAGCATCTTCGAGAACGTGGTGGCGGGCCTGCGGCTCAACGGCGTACGGCGCAAGTCGATCCTGGAGAAGGCGGCCGAGCGGGCGCTCCGCTCGGCGAACCTGTGGGACGAGGTGAAGGACCGCCTCGCCAAGCCCGGCGCGGGCCTGTCCGGCGGTCAGCAGCAGCGGCTCTGCATCGCCCGCACCATCGCTGTCGAGCCGCAGGTGGTGCTGATGGACGAGCCCTGCTCGGCGCTGGACCCGATCTCCACGCTGGCCATCGAGGACCTGATGTTCCAGCTCAAGGACAAGTTCACGATCATCATCGTCACGCACAACATGCAGCAGGCCGCGCGGGTGTCGGACCGGACCGCCTTCTTCTCCATCGAGAAGACCGGCGACCCGGGCCGCCTGATCGAGTACGACAACACGCAGAAGATCTTCAGCAACCCGAGCCAGAAGAAGACCGAGGACTACATCACCGGCCGCTTCGGCTGAGCTGTAAGGAGGGGCCCCCTGTTAACCGCCTCCGGTAGAGGAAGGGGCCCCTCTTAACACCGCAGGCGCAGGTCAGCGCAGCAGGAAGCGGGGCTCGGCGCCGTCCAGGCCCTCGATGTACGGCAGGATCGGCGTACCCGGATCGCGCTCCGCCGCGTCCCGCGCCACTCCGGCGAGGTCGCCCGCGGCGGCGACCTCGGCGAGCGTGACCATGGTCGGCGGCAGCATGGTCAGCTCGCCGGCCAGCGCGTCCGCCGGGCGCAGCCACAGCGTGTGGTCGGCCTCGCCGGACACGTCGCGGGTCCGCTGCCCCTCGGGCAGCAGGGCGACGAAGAAGTACGTGTCGAAGCGGCGCGGCTCGAACTCCGGCGTGATCCACCGGCTCCACGGCAGCAGCAGGTCGGACCGGAGCGTCAGGCCCTTCCCGGCCAGCAGGTCCGCGAAGCCGGCCCGCCGGCCCACCAGGTCCTGCCGGGCCTCCTCCCAGTCGTCGCCGCTCACGTCGCCGACCACCGTGTCCGGGTCCGGCCCGGCGAGCAGCACGCCCGCCTCCTCGAAGACCTCGCGGGCGGCGGCGCACACCACCGCCTGCGCGGCGGCCGGATCGAGCCCGAGCCGTTCCCCCCACGCCGCCGGGTCCGGGCCGGCCCAGCCCAGGTGCGCCTCCGAGTCGGAGCGGTCCACCCCGCCGCCGGGAAAGGCGTACATGCCGCCGAACGTCATCGCCGCGACCCGGCGGATCATGTAGACCTCGAATCCGTCGCCGGCCGGACGGAGCAGCAGCACTGTGGCGGCGACCCGGGGCACGGCCGGTACGGCGCCCTCGGCCTGGAATCGGCGGGCGTGCTCCACCAGGGCGGGAGGTGCGGCGAAGCCGTCGATCGTCATGCGCCCGAGCCTAGTTCCCGCCCGGGCGGATCAGTGGGGACGGTGCTGCCCCGCCGGAAGCCGGCGGCGAGCACGCGATCCGGTCACGTCGCCACGGGGCTGCGTCCGTCGGCAACGCCTGGCAGGGTCATGACCCGTGATCGACGATTTCGCGAAGGAATACCTGCACAACGATCTGCGCCAGATCCGCGAGGCCATGCTGTGGAAGCTCGACGGACTGTCCGAGTACGACGTCCGCCGTCCCCTGACCGCGTCCGGCACCAACCTGCTCGGGCTGGTCAAGCACCTGGCGGTTGGGCAGGCCCGGTACTTCGGCGAGGTGTTCGGCAGGCCGTTCCCGGAGCCGCTGCCCCGGTGGGACGACCCGGATCCGGACGGCACCGACATGTGGGCGACCGAGCACGAGAGCCGCGAGGAGGTGATCGGTCGTTACCGGCGAGCGTGGGAGCACGCGGACGCGACGATCGACGCCCTCGCGATCGACGCGCCCGGCCATGTGCCGTGGTGGCCACGGCCGGACGTCAAGCTGTTCAACGTCATGGTCCACGTGCTGACCGAGACCAGCCGGCACGCCGGGCACGC
This genomic window contains:
- the pstB gene encoding phosphate ABC transporter ATP-binding protein PstB produces the protein MAKRIEATNVTAYYGGFKAIENINLTVEPKTVTALIGPSGCGKSTFLRSINRMHEVLPGARVEGSLTIDDQDIYDRDVDVTAVRRMIGMVFQRPNPFPTMSIFENVVAGLRLNGVRRKSILEKAAERALRSANLWDEVKDRLAKPGAGLSGGQQQRLCIARTIAVEPQVVLMDEPCSALDPISTLAIEDLMFQLKDKFTIIIVTHNMQQAARVSDRTAFFSIEKTGDPGRLIEYDNTQKIFSNPSQKKTEDYITGRFG
- a CDS encoding NUDIX hydrolase; this encodes MTIDGFAAPPALVEHARRFQAEGAVPAVPRVAATVLLLRPAGDGFEVYMIRRVAAMTFGGMYAFPGGGVDRSDSEAHLGWAGPDPAAWGERLGLDPAAAQAVVCAAAREVFEEAGVLLAGPDPDTVVGDVSGDDWEEARQDLVGRRAGFADLLAGKGLTLRSDLLLPWSRWITPEFEPRRFDTYFFVALLPEGQRTRDVSGEADHTLWLRPADALAGELTMLPPTMVTLAEVAAAGDLAGVARDAAERDPGTPILPYIEGLDGAEPRFLLR
- a CDS encoding DinB family protein, translating into MIDDFAKEYLHNDLRQIREAMLWKLDGLSEYDVRRPLTASGTNLLGLVKHLAVGQARYFGEVFGRPFPEPLPRWDDPDPDGTDMWATEHESREEVIGRYRRAWEHADATIDALAIDAPGHVPWWPRPDVKLFNVMVHVLTETSRHAGHADILREQLDGSTGAWAEYAYLEPDRTTLTTRRAMIELAARAAADTPR